The Achromobacter spanius genome includes the window TTGGAAGCCGGCGGAAAGGTCTTGGTGCTGACAAAGCGCACGATGGCAAAGAACGGGTCCATGGCCGCGAAGCTGACGTTGATGGCGTCGCTGCCGTTGGCGGACGGGTCCTTGGCGCCCTTGCGCCAGTTGGTGAACAAGGTGTTCCACTCCACCACGTCAAAGCTCACGTCGAAGTAGCAGTCTTTCAGGTTCTGCTGCACGAACTCGTTCATGGGCAGGGGCTGCATCTGGCCGGAACCCGATGCCGACGTCTGCACCTTCACCTTGATCGGCTTGGCCTGCGAATAACCCGCTTCGGTCATCAGCTTGCGCGCGGCGTCCGGGTCGTACTTGATGTCGAACTTGGGGTTGCCCCACCACGGATGGCCTGGGGGCACCGTGCCCTTGGGTTCGGCCATCATGCCGCCCAGCAGCTGCTTGAGCTCGCCCCGGTTCACACACAGGTTGGCCGCTTTGCGAACGCGCGCATCCAGCCACGGCGAGCCTTCCTTGAACGACAACTGCCACGGCCACACGTGCGGCTGTTCATTGGAATAGATGATGAAGCCACGGCTCTTGATGGCGTCGAAAGCGTCCGGCGCCGGCGCTTCAATCCAATCCACCTGGCCGGACATCAACGCGGCCGTGCGCGAGTTGGCTTCGGGCAGCGGCAGCATCACCACGCGGTCGATCTTCGGGCGGCGCTTTTCGTCCCAGTACTGGTCGTACTTCACCACTTCCAACCGTTCACGCGGCACGAACTTGGCCATCTTGAAGGGGCCCGTGCCCGAGGCATCGGCGGCGAAAGCCGCCCAGGCCTTTTGCGAACGCTCGGCCGCATCGGTGACGGACGCCGGCACCTCGGCCAGCTTCTTCTTCCACTGCGCGGGCGACGCCATGTACAGATTGGTCAGGTTGATGGGCAGGAAGGAATCCGGCTCGGACGTCGTCAATTCCACCGTCAGGTCGTCGATCTTTTTCGCGGACTTGAGGGTCGGCATGCGCGAGGCCGTCACGCCAACCTGGCTGGCGTCGAACTGCGGCGCGCTCTTGTCCAAGACCTTGCCCACGTTCCAGACCACGGCGTCCGCGTTGAAGTCGGACCCATCATGGAACTTCACGCCCGGACGCAGCTTGAACACCCACTTGGTCTTGTCCGCCGCATCCACGTCCCACGACACGGCAAGGTCGGGAATCAACACGCTGGGCCCGTCCTTCTTGGACAGGTCCCATTGCGTCAGGCCGTCGTACATCGGAATGCCGGTGAAGCGGTTTCCCTCAAAGCCTTGGTCGGGCTGGCCCAGCGTGCGGGGGATGTCGCCGGCGGTCATGCCGATGCGCAACACCTTTTCGGCATGGGCCGCGCCAGGGGCAATCACTGCAACGCCGGCCGCCGTCAACGCAAGCGCGGCGGCATAGGACTTGAGGCGGAAACTCCGTGTCTGCATGTGGTTCTCCAATGTCTTGCAAAAGGCCTTCCCCGCGAGGGTGCGGCGCGCGTGAACAGGGTTAGTACACAGATTTTGTATAAGCAATATCCGTGCCATTTTTGGAGGTGGAAGGCAGAGTCAGGGATAGTCCCAAGCCGCGTATGGCGATGCTGGGTGCGGCGTGGCGCGTGGTGCCCAGCGCTCCCGCCGTGCGAACGCATCCGTGCGCGCGTGGAAGATCAAAGCAAAGGGAATACCAGCGGGTGCCGGCGGCGTGGGGAAGATGCGGGGAGCTAGAAGCCAGATGGGCGGCAGGCACCAAGGCGGCGCGACGTGCGCGCCCCGTGCGCCGCCTTGGTGCAGCATGCACACGTACGCGCATCAGCGCGTCGGCGCATTAGCGCAT containing:
- a CDS encoding ABC transporter substrate-binding protein, yielding MQTRSFRLKSYAAALALTAAGVAVIAPGAAHAEKVLRIGMTAGDIPRTLGQPDQGFEGNRFTGIPMYDGLTQWDLSKKDGPSVLIPDLAVSWDVDAADKTKWVFKLRPGVKFHDGSDFNADAVVWNVGKVLDKSAPQFDASQVGVTASRMPTLKSAKKIDDLTVELTTSEPDSFLPINLTNLYMASPAQWKKKLAEVPASVTDAAERSQKAWAAFAADASGTGPFKMAKFVPRERLEVVKYDQYWDEKRRPKIDRVVMLPLPEANSRTAALMSGQVDWIEAPAPDAFDAIKSRGFIIYSNEQPHVWPWQLSFKEGSPWLDARVRKAANLCVNRGELKQLLGGMMAEPKGTVPPGHPWWGNPKFDIKYDPDAARKLMTEAGYSQAKPIKVKVQTSASGSGQMQPLPMNEFVQQNLKDCYFDVSFDVVEWNTLFTNWRKGAKDPSANGSDAINVSFAAMDPFFAIVRFVSTKTFPPASNNWGYFGNAEIDGLIKDARTTFTPAERDAALAKLHARVVEEAPFVWIAHDVGPRAISPKVKGVVQPKSWFIDIATMSMD